A region from the Geobacter benzoatilyticus genome encodes:
- a CDS encoding AAA family ATPase has translation MRILSIHLKNIKSHRDTELTFSAGINVLSGPNGVGKSTVFEAIGYALFGVDARDFVSNVDRFLSIGTKKGEIAVTFCTDAGETWRVTRTVGTPAKWLLAKEQGGVFEVEEHARIEETEARIAELLGLANGRPLADQFKLVIGPFQNEFLGPFVIKQPTKRQEAFDEILGIDAWRKTFKSTSSLLSAVQEKVKLLAVEIEGKENQLAVLPEREEELAKVKTDSESLGKSHAAQTETLRKVEKRLAELDGQEKGIAALQADIQILANRITDGDGKIRDQKQRVGEAEKAGRVLEQTRPGKDSYEKAEATLVALRGKEQQRREVEKEVALLEKEAQRLTQAVEHEQKEVEGEGSRIADDEATLARSRKELLPDKKVAELAARLTDLRNGVNRLQSDRGLLEGRRAALLEGQEKLGEGMCPFFKESCQNVAGTTPQDVFSARIADLDREMHSIAETLGKLSVEVAAAEEAEKELAAITVRNQELDKQASTLADRRTRNQERAGKLQRLVTQQAEAAARVKKRMDDLKLFAGLDVEIEAATKERSRFQADRDAYQANEKDALDLDNRRQTLEKMLRLLDDLQKQLGGKKDDLVRLQEAYQPDKHKEARGEKDRLVAEVASLRQQIENLEKDRLRLEGEIGKLKVLKEEIDRKMVEKTSYEQKEKLVKFLRNQVFKSVSAQLSERFREEISLRADRIYRTIAEADEELVWGENYQIVLRDMADGAVRERSDDQLSGGQTMSAVVALRLALLQTIGARIAFFDEPTSNLDASRRENLATAFRAIDVGREEVTEHWYDQLFLISHDVAFTEITDQMIQLGE, from the coding sequence ATGCGGATACTCTCCATCCATCTCAAGAACATAAAATCCCATCGCGACACGGAGCTCACCTTCTCGGCCGGGATCAACGTCCTTTCCGGTCCCAACGGCGTCGGCAAGAGCACGGTGTTCGAGGCAATCGGCTACGCCCTGTTTGGAGTCGATGCCCGAGATTTCGTCTCCAACGTGGACCGTTTCCTCTCCATTGGCACGAAGAAGGGGGAGATTGCCGTCACCTTCTGCACCGACGCCGGCGAGACCTGGCGGGTGACCCGCACTGTCGGCACTCCGGCCAAGTGGCTTCTGGCCAAGGAGCAGGGAGGGGTGTTCGAGGTGGAGGAGCACGCCCGGATCGAAGAAACCGAGGCCCGCATCGCCGAACTCCTGGGCCTCGCCAATGGCCGTCCTCTGGCGGACCAGTTCAAGCTGGTGATCGGACCCTTCCAGAATGAGTTCCTCGGCCCCTTTGTCATCAAGCAGCCCACCAAACGGCAGGAGGCGTTCGACGAGATCCTCGGCATCGATGCCTGGCGAAAGACCTTCAAGAGCACCAGCTCTCTGCTCTCCGCAGTTCAGGAAAAGGTGAAGCTTCTCGCCGTGGAAATAGAGGGGAAAGAGAACCAGCTTGCCGTACTGCCCGAGCGCGAGGAGGAACTGGCGAAGGTTAAGACGGATTCCGAGTCCCTCGGGAAAAGTCATGCGGCACAAACGGAAACACTCCGGAAAGTGGAGAAGCGTCTTGCTGAGCTTGATGGGCAGGAAAAAGGGATTGCTGCGCTCCAGGCCGACATTCAGATCCTCGCCAATCGCATCACCGATGGCGACGGGAAGATCCGCGACCAGAAACAGCGGGTAGGGGAGGCTGAGAAGGCTGGCAGGGTTCTGGAGCAGACCCGCCCAGGCAAGGATAGTTATGAAAAGGCCGAGGCGACGCTTGTGGCGTTGCGGGGGAAGGAGCAGCAGCGACGCGAGGTAGAGAAAGAGGTCGCGCTCCTGGAGAAGGAGGCCCAGCGCTTGACCCAGGCAGTCGAGCATGAACAGAAAGAGGTAGAAGGAGAGGGGAGCCGGATTGCGGATGACGAGGCCACCCTTGCCAGGTCCCGGAAAGAACTCCTGCCCGACAAAAAAGTGGCGGAGTTGGCCGCCAGGCTCACCGACCTGCGCAACGGGGTCAACCGTCTTCAGTCGGATAGGGGACTCCTGGAAGGGCGCCGGGCCGCTCTTCTGGAGGGGCAGGAGAAACTTGGCGAGGGGATGTGTCCCTTCTTCAAGGAATCGTGTCAGAACGTGGCAGGAACCACGCCGCAGGATGTGTTCTCCGCCAGGATTGCGGACCTCGACCGGGAGATGCACTCTATAGCCGAAACATTGGGGAAGCTTTCCGTGGAGGTAGCTGCCGCCGAAGAGGCAGAGAAGGAGCTTGCTGCCATCACGGTTCGAAACCAGGAACTGGACAAACAGGCGTCAACCCTGGCCGACCGCCGCACCAGGAACCAGGAGCGGGCTGGCAAACTGCAAAGGCTGGTAACGCAGCAAGCCGAGGCAGCAGCCCGGGTAAAAAAACGCATGGATGATCTTAAGCTCTTTGCTGGCCTGGATGTGGAGATCGAAGCGGCCACCAAGGAACGTAGCCGGTTCCAGGCAGACCGTGACGCCTACCAAGCCAACGAGAAAGATGCCCTCGATCTGGACAATCGGCGCCAGACGCTGGAGAAAATGCTCCGACTTCTGGATGACCTTCAGAAGCAACTTGGCGGGAAGAAAGACGACCTTGTCCGTCTCCAGGAGGCGTATCAACCCGACAAGCACAAAGAAGCCCGTGGCGAGAAAGACCGGCTCGTGGCGGAAGTGGCATCGCTACGTCAACAGATCGAGAACCTGGAAAAAGACCGCCTCCGCCTTGAAGGTGAGATTGGCAAGCTGAAGGTGCTCAAGGAAGAGATTGACCGTAAGATGGTCGAGAAGACCTCCTACGAGCAGAAGGAAAAGCTCGTCAAGTTCCTCCGTAATCAGGTTTTCAAGAGCGTATCAGCCCAACTCTCTGAACGCTTCCGGGAGGAAATCAGCCTCCGCGCCGATCGGATCTACCGCACCATCGCCGAGGCCGATGAAGAACTGGTCTGGGGCGAAAACTACCAGATCGTCCTGCGGGACATGGCGGACGGCGCGGTCCGCGAACGGAGCGACGACCAGCTCTCCGGCGGCCAGACCATGAGTGCCGTGGTGGCCCTGCGGCTGGCACTGCTCCAGACCATCGGCGCCCGCATCGCCTTCTTCGACGAGCCGACCTCGAACCTTGATGCTTCACGCCGGGAGAACCTCGCCACCGCCTTCCGCGCCATTGATGTCGGCCGGGAGGAAGTGACTGAGCACTGGTACGACCAACTGTTCCTCATCAGTCACGATGTCGCGTTTACCGAAATCACCGATCAGATGATTCAGTTAGGGGAATAG
- a CDS encoding IS3 family transposase (programmed frameshift), translating to MSTTRRKRYSAEFKAKIALEAIRGEQTINELASRYELHPNMITTWKRQAIENMAAAFSGAKERSSKSDEAQIKDLHAKIGQLTVERGFFSQSLRTHSLSLARRKSLVEPGHGRLSIAKQCKLLSINRSTYYYQPVGESPLNLELMRLIDEQYLDTPWYGARQMTRHLRRHGHAVNRKRIGRLIQVMGLSAIYQKPKTSQPHPQHKVYPYLLRGLTIDRPNHVWCADISYIPLRRGFLYLVAIMDWASRKVLSWRLSNTMDADFCVAALEDAMFRYGKPEIFNTDQGSQFTSDAFTGALKDADIKISMDGKGRWMDNVMIERLWRSLKYECIYLHAYETGSELRQGLKRWIDYYNTNRPHSSLDDRTPDEAYWQKPRPGYAGRPFKMAA from the exons GTGAGCACAACCCGACGGAAACGCTATTCAGCCGAATTCAAAGCCAAGATTGCCCTTGAGGCGATTCGTGGTGAGCAGACCATCAACGAATTGGCCAGTCGCTACGAACTGCATCCCAACATGATTACCACCTGGAAGCGACAAGCCATTGAGAACATGGCAGCTGCCTTTTCCGGTGCCAAGGAGCGAAGCAGCAAGTCAGACGAGGCCCAGATTAAGGATCTGCACGCCAAAATCGGGCAACTGACAGTGGAGCGCG GATTTTTTAGCCAAAGCCTTCGGACGCATTCGCTGAGTCTCGCTCGAAGGAAAAGCCTGGTCGAGCCCGGCCATGGCCGACTCAGCATAGCCAAACAATGCAAACTGCTCTCGATCAATCGGTCGACATACTACTACCAACCGGTGGGCGAATCGCCGCTAAACCTGGAACTGATGCGGCTGATCGACGAACAGTATCTTGATACGCCGTGGTACGGAGCCCGACAGATGACGCGGCACCTGCGTCGGCATGGCCATGCGGTCAATCGCAAGCGGATCGGCCGCCTGATACAGGTAATGGGTTTGTCGGCCATTTATCAGAAGCCGAAGACCTCACAGCCGCATCCGCAGCACAAGGTCTATCCTTATCTGCTGCGTGGTCTGACGATCGATCGTCCCAACCACGTCTGGTGTGCCGATATCAGCTACATCCCGCTACGACGCGGCTTTCTCTATCTGGTGGCAATCATGGACTGGGCCAGTCGCAAGGTTTTGTCATGGCGGCTGTCCAACACCATGGATGCCGACTTCTGTGTGGCAGCGCTCGAAGATGCCATGTTCCGCTATGGCAAGCCCGAGATTTTCAACACCGATCAGGGAAGCCAGTTCACCAGCGACGCGTTTACCGGGGCGCTCAAGGATGCCGACATCAAGATTTCCATGGACGGCAAGGGGCGCTGGATGGACAACGTCATGATCGAAAGGCTGTGGCGCTCCCTGAAGTACGAGTGCATCTATCTGCATGCCTATGAGACCGGCAGCGAGCTGCGACAAGGTCTCAAGCGCTGGATCGACTACTACAACACAAACCGTCCTCACTCCAGTCTGGACGACAGAACACCGGATGAGGCATATTGGCAAAAACCGCGGCCTGGCTACGCCGGCCGCCCCTTCAAAATGGCGGCATGA
- a CDS encoding L,D-transpeptidase family protein: MNKTTSIMPDDGSRNIMQFMPSTAMFKMKAISCAISVVVLITSMIGCDQDRPAQSTVTTQIDRIIVEKSARRLHLMSAGKVVRTYRVALGRNPVGHKLQEGDKKTPEGIYVVDGRNVNSSYHRSLHISYPSEADIQQARRSGVNPGGNIMIHGIRNGLGWLGPFHRVVDWTQGCIAVTNKEIEEIWASVPNGTAIELRP, from the coding sequence ATGAACAAAACGACGAGCATCATGCCTGATGACGGCTCTCGAAACATCATGCAATTTATGCCGTCGACAGCAATGTTCAAGATGAAAGCAATATCCTGTGCAATATCTGTCGTGGTTTTGATTACATCCATGATCGGCTGCGACCAGGATCGCCCAGCACAGTCTACAGTCACCACTCAAATAGACAGAATTATCGTGGAGAAATCCGCACGCCGACTTCACTTGATGTCCGCAGGTAAAGTCGTCCGAACCTACCGTGTTGCCCTCGGGAGAAATCCCGTGGGTCATAAGCTTCAGGAAGGTGACAAAAAGACACCGGAAGGGATTTACGTAGTTGATGGCCGTAACGTCAATAGCTCATACCATCGCTCCCTTCACATTTCCTACCCTTCAGAGGCTGACATTCAGCAGGCCCGTCGATCAGGTGTCAATCCCGGCGGCAATATCATGATTCACGGCATAAGGAATGGGCTTGGTTGGCTCGGCCCATTTCACCGTGTGGTTGACTGGACACAGGGATGCATCGCTGTAACCAACAAGGAAATCGAAGAGATATGGGCTTCGGTACCCAATGGTACCGCAATAGAATTGCGTCCCTGA
- a CDS encoding WG repeat-containing protein, whose translation MKICFYVCLLVFGFVTQGYASDKLYKVKVNNLYGFIDSQGKVIVSPKYTDVRDFKEGFAAVQRENKWTFIDTRGEKVISGDFDWAGAFNDGLALVQVKKRHYYINKKGKAVINIDCDGAWNFENGLGRCEKNGLYKLINKDGKTIVDNISSIPYSWENVPLLVVGIKCEDKYESRIFSRKGESVFTPPETEWIAGKYTRDDRIKMWSKSEQAYGYYDSKGNIAIKPVYQDASDFSEGLCAVKKDGKWGYIDINGKYVIDSVLDDQGDFNDGYAPVKYNGKYYLVDKAGKFATIGLHCVILGSNSNGYIWAVDENRDIDLYKAGSGYVTSIGFDNVETFDFHDELILASKNKQKIYINKNGNIVAKVTKINGVEVITDKNNKILWKPSTLSTNTNIYKPGDLTHCGMVIEVKPPIIKIQTMIGERWMKLDQIHPPNTVDCIFRNGVYQEP comes from the coding sequence ATGAAAATTTGTTTCTATGTTTGTTTATTGGTATTTGGTTTTGTTACGCAAGGTTATGCCTCAGATAAACTATACAAAGTCAAAGTCAACAATCTTTATGGATTTATTGATTCGCAAGGAAAGGTCATTGTATCTCCAAAATACACAGATGTTCGCGATTTTAAAGAAGGATTTGCTGCCGTACAGAGAGAAAATAAGTGGACATTTATTGACACTCGCGGGGAAAAAGTAATTTCCGGCGATTTTGATTGGGCCGGGGCATTCAATGACGGACTTGCTTTGGTGCAAGTAAAAAAAAGGCATTATTACATAAACAAGAAAGGTAAGGCCGTTATCAATATTGATTGCGATGGGGCGTGGAACTTTGAAAACGGCTTGGGTCGTTGTGAAAAAAATGGTTTATATAAACTCATCAATAAAGACGGTAAAACTATAGTTGATAACATATCTTCGATACCTTACAGTTGGGAAAATGTTCCTTTATTAGTAGTGGGAATAAAATGCGAAGATAAATACGAGTCAAGGATATTCTCTCGCAAGGGTGAATCTGTATTTACTCCGCCTGAAACTGAATGGATAGCTGGAAAATATACTAGAGACGATAGAATCAAAATGTGGTCAAAAAGTGAACAAGCCTACGGATATTACGACAGCAAAGGCAATATTGCAATAAAACCAGTATATCAGGATGCAAGCGATTTTTCTGAAGGTTTATGCGCTGTCAAAAAAGATGGTAAATGGGGATATATCGACATTAATGGCAAATATGTAATTGATTCAGTACTTGATGATCAAGGCGATTTCAATGATGGCTATGCGCCTGTTAAGTATAATGGAAAATATTATCTGGTAGATAAGGCAGGTAAATTTGCTACGATAGGATTACATTGTGTCATATTGGGCAGTAATTCAAATGGATATATCTGGGCAGTTGATGAAAACAGAGATATAGATTTATATAAAGCTGGTTCAGGATACGTTACAAGCATTGGATTCGATAATGTAGAGACTTTCGATTTCCATGACGAACTCATTTTAGCATCTAAGAATAAACAGAAGATATACATAAATAAAAATGGGAATATAGTAGCAAAAGTTACAAAAATAAATGGCGTAGAAGTGATAACAGACAAGAATAACAAGATATTATGGAAACCATCTACACTGTCTACTAATACTAACATATATAAGCCTGGTGATCTGACACACTGTGGTATGGTCATAGAAGTAAAGCCCCCAATAATAAAGATCCAGACAATGATCGGAGAACGGTGGATGAAATTGGATCAGATCCATCCACCCAATACAGTCGATTGTATTTTTAGAAATGGTGTGTATCAAGAACCGTAA